TCTTTCTCGATGCGTGATGCGACGGGTTCAGCTTACTTGATCTGGGCGCGCTTGCCCTGCCCGAGGGCATAGACCTCCGGCGAACGCTTGCGCGATGCGGCCGGTTTGCGGATGGACACCTTTTCATAGCGGCGGCGCATCTCGCGAATGTAGTCGTCGGACCCGACGCCCTGGAACAGCTTGATCAGGAACGCCCCGCCCGGCTTGAGGTGGGTATCGGCGAACGCCATCGCCAATTCGGCCAGATGCATCATCCGCGGCTGGTCCACCGCATCCATGCCGCTTTTATTGGGGGCCATATCCGACAGCACAAGGTCTACCGGGCTGCCGCCCAGCATCGCCTCGAACTGCGATAGCACCTCCTCCTCCCTGAAGTCGCCGTGAAGGAACTCCACGCCGGCCAGCGGCGGCATCTCCAGGATGTCCAGCGCCAGCACCCGCCCGCGCTCGCCCAGCGACTTGCGCACCTGCTGCGACCAGCCGCCCGGCGCGGCGCCCAGATCGACCACCACCATGTCCGGCTTGAGCAGCTTGTCGCGCTGCAGCAACTCTTCCAGCTTGTAGGCGGCACGCGAACGCATGCCTTCGGCCTGGGCCTTCTTGACGAAGGGATCGGCGAAATGTTCGCGGAGCCAGCGTTGGCTGCTTTTGCTGCGGGTTGCCATGGGATCGCGGTCGTGGTGGACGGCCATGATACCCTGATCGCCCTTGGCAACCCCGTTCCCGCCTGCATGTCGATCAGCCTGACCCCGTCCCAGAACCGCTTCCTGCGCGGCCTGGCGCACGACCTCAAACCCCTGTTGCAGATCGGCGGCAAGGGCGTCACGCCGGCCTTTTTGGCCGAACTGGACGAGGTGCTGGAGCGCCACGAACTGGTCAAGGTGAAGGTCGGCGGCGACGACCGCGAGGCCCGCGACGCGGCCATCGCCAGCCTGGTCGCGCAATCGCACAGCGTGCTGGTGCAAAGGATCGGCCATACCGCGATCCTGTACCGCCCGGCCAAGGAAGACCGCCAGATCGTGCTGCCGCGCGGCTAATCGCGCCCCGGTGACCCCATGCAGCTGACCCAGGACCTGCCCGACTACGCCTACACCCTGCGCATGGCCGACGGCCGCCAGGCGAAGGTGAACGACCGCCTGCTCACCCGCAGCTTCATCCTCGCCCCGGACACCCTCATCGAGCAGTGGGACGCGCCGGCCGCGGCCGAACTGCAGCCGCAGCAACTGCAGCCGCTGCTGGAACTGAACCCGGCGCTGGTGATCCTGGGCACCGGCGAGCGCCAGGTGTTCCCGCCCGCCGCGGCGCTGGCGCTGTTCCTGACCCGCGGCATCGGCATCGAAGTGATGAACAACGCCGCCGCCGCGCGCACCTACAACGTGCTGGCCGCCGAAGGCCGGCGCGTGGCGGTCGGGTTCCTGCTCGAAGGCTGAGCTTGACGCCGCACGGCGCGGCGCCTGATCCACGAGTTCACCGGCCACGCTTCCTTGTAGGAGCGGCTTCAGCCGCGACCGGCCATCACAGGGAATGCGCGGTCGCGGCTGAAGCCGCTCCTACAACAGCAAAAGCCGGCAACGGCTACGCGCTTCGCCGCGGATCCGGCCGCGCAATGAACACCGGCTTGTTTCGGCGGCAGGTACGGCGCGGATCGACCGGTTTGCCGTTGTAGC
The Xanthomonas sp. AM6 DNA segment above includes these coding regions:
- a CDS encoding MTH938/NDUFAF3 family protein, with translation MQLTQDLPDYAYTLRMADGRQAKVNDRLLTRSFILAPDTLIEQWDAPAAAELQPQQLQPLLELNPALVILGTGERQVFPPAAALALFLTRGIGIEVMNNAAAARTYNVLAAEGRRVAVGFLLEG
- the rlmE gene encoding 23S rRNA (uridine(2552)-2'-O)-methyltransferase RlmE — protein: MATRSKSSQRWLREHFADPFVKKAQAEGMRSRAAYKLEELLQRDKLLKPDMVVVDLGAAPGGWSQQVRKSLGERGRVLALDILEMPPLAGVEFLHGDFREEEVLSQFEAMLGGSPVDLVLSDMAPNKSGMDAVDQPRMMHLAELAMAFADTHLKPGGAFLIKLFQGVGSDDYIREMRRRYEKVSIRKPAASRKRSPEVYALGQGKRAQIK
- the yhbY gene encoding ribosome assembly RNA-binding protein YhbY, whose translation is MSISLTPSQNRFLRGLAHDLKPLLQIGGKGVTPAFLAELDEVLERHELVKVKVGGDDREARDAAIASLVAQSHSVLVQRIGHTAILYRPAKEDRQIVLPRG